In the genome of Fibrobacter sp., one region contains:
- a CDS encoding WYL domain-containing protein, with translation MSTSYQKINDLKAKLKTKMTVKQLAASLGCGTRTIFRHLDIVSNENCGLRRFKEGGETYYIIQTEGEVNFNQSVVKQLEKVKKGMSATDASDIKNIKLLDKVIGAMQSTNPEDFKPEAISVDQDYILDYGPFSDNKLQDTMVNKALKAIHSGFKIKMNYRHASKNKESGWLEVCPVKVIMRMDTLYLVAADDEFEKTQTFKNFLFENIISISETNVPFPKMPFDAKTHYKYTFGKWTSMEHYEDVSLLVKAESKWLQTQFEKSHFNPEIQKRYDKDKNMIVDMKLRITPDFVTWIMGVSSDIRILKPASLKETIKEKLQKALAEMDA, from the coding sequence ATGTCTACGAGTTACCAGAAAATCAATGACTTGAAGGCTAAACTCAAGACCAAGATGACTGTGAAGCAGTTGGCCGCATCACTGGGATGTGGAACCCGTACTATTTTCCGCCACTTGGATATTGTTTCCAACGAAAATTGCGGCTTGCGTAGATTCAAGGAAGGTGGTGAAACCTATTACATCATCCAGACTGAAGGCGAAGTCAATTTTAACCAGAGTGTTGTCAAACAGCTGGAAAAGGTGAAGAAGGGCATGTCTGCAACGGACGCTTCTGATATCAAGAATATCAAGTTGCTGGACAAGGTTATTGGTGCCATGCAGAGCACCAATCCCGAAGACTTCAAACCGGAAGCTATTTCTGTGGACCAGGATTATATTTTGGACTACGGCCCCTTTAGTGATAACAAGCTGCAGGATACCATGGTCAATAAGGCCTTGAAGGCAATCCATTCTGGTTTTAAAATCAAAATGAATTACCGTCACGCCTCCAAGAACAAGGAGTCCGGTTGGCTTGAAGTTTGCCCTGTCAAGGTGATTATGCGTATGGATACGCTGTACCTTGTGGCTGCCGATGATGAGTTTGAAAAAACTCAGACTTTCAAGAACTTCCTTTTTGAAAATATCATCAGTATTTCTGAAACCAATGTGCCGTTCCCGAAAATGCCTTTCGATGCAAAGACTCACTACAAGTACACTTTTGGTAAGTGGACCTCCATGGAACATTATGAGGATGTATCCTTGCTGGTGAAGGCTGAATCCAAGTGGCTGCAGACCCAGTTTGAAAAGTCTCATTTCAATCCGGAAATCCAGAAGCGCTACGACAAGGACAAGAATATGATCGTAGATATGAAGCTGCGAATCACTCCGGATTTCGTGACTTGGATTATGGGCGTTTCTTCTGACATTCGAATTTTGAAACCGGCAAGTTTGAAGGAAACCATCAAGGAAAAGCTGCAGAAAGCCTTGGCTGAAATGGACGCATAA